A window of the Kosakonia radicincitans DSM 16656 genome harbors these coding sequences:
- the pmbA gene encoding metalloprotease PmbA yields MALAMKVITQVAQQRKTLEEAVSTALELASGKADGAEVAVSKTTGIGVSTRYGEVENVEFNSDGALGITVYHQNRKGSASSTDLSPDAIARTVQAALDIARYTSPDPYAGVADKELLAFDAPDLDLFHPAEVTPDEAIEWAARAEQTALKADKRITNTEGGSFNSHYGIKVFGNSHGMLQSYCSTRHSLSSCVIAEENGEMERDYAYTIGRDINDLKTPEWVGDECAKRTLSRLSPRKLPTMKAPVIFGHEVATGLFGHLVGAIAGGAVYRKSTFLLDYLGKQILPEWLTIEEHPHLRKGLASTPFDSEGVRTERRDIIKDGVLMQWLLTNYSARKLGLKSTGHAGGIHNWRIAGRGLSFEQMLKEMGTGLVVTELMGQGVSGITGDYSRGASGFWVENGEIQYPVSEITIAGNLKEMWRNIVTIGDDIEQRSNIQCGSVLLPEMKIAGQ; encoded by the coding sequence ATGGCATTGGCGATGAAAGTAATCACACAAGTTGCACAACAACGCAAAACGCTGGAAGAAGCGGTTTCCACAGCACTGGAGCTGGCCTCCGGGAAAGCGGACGGTGCGGAAGTGGCGGTCAGCAAAACCACCGGGATCGGCGTCAGCACACGCTACGGTGAAGTGGAGAATGTAGAATTTAACAGCGACGGCGCGCTGGGGATCACCGTTTATCACCAGAACCGCAAAGGCAGCGCATCATCCACCGATCTCAGCCCGGATGCCATCGCCCGTACGGTGCAGGCCGCGCTGGATATTGCCCGCTACACCTCGCCGGATCCTTACGCGGGCGTGGCAGACAAAGAGCTGCTGGCCTTCGACGCGCCGGATCTCGATCTTTTCCACCCGGCGGAAGTGACGCCGGATGAGGCGATTGAATGGGCGGCTCGTGCTGAACAAACCGCGCTGAAAGCGGACAAACGCATCACCAATACCGAAGGCGGCAGCTTCAACAGCCACTACGGCATCAAAGTTTTCGGTAACAGTCACGGTATGCTGCAAAGCTACTGCTCCACCCGCCATTCGCTGTCGAGCTGCGTGATTGCCGAAGAGAACGGCGAAATGGAGCGCGATTACGCGTACACCATTGGTCGTGATATCAACGATCTGAAAACGCCGGAGTGGGTCGGCGATGAGTGCGCTAAGCGCACGCTGTCGCGCCTTTCGCCGCGTAAGCTGCCGACCATGAAAGCGCCGGTAATTTTCGGTCATGAAGTGGCAACCGGGCTGTTTGGTCATCTGGTCGGCGCGATCGCCGGCGGCGCGGTGTACCGTAAATCGACTTTCCTGCTCGACTATCTCGGCAAACAGATCCTGCCGGAATGGCTGACCATTGAAGAGCATCCGCACCTGCGTAAAGGGCTGGCTTCGACGCCGTTCGACAGTGAAGGCGTGCGTACCGAACGCCGCGATATCATCAAAGATGGCGTATTGATGCAGTGGCTGCTGACCAACTATTCCGCGCGTAAACTGGGGTTGAAAAGCACCGGCCACGCTGGTGGTATTCACAACTGGCGCATTGCCGGGCGGGGCCTGAGCTTTGAGCAGATGCTGAAAGAGATGGGCACCGGTCTGGTGGTGACCGAACTGATGGGCCAGGGCGTGAGCGGTATTACCGGCGATTATTCCCGTGGTGCTTCCGGTTTCTGGGTAGAAAATGGTGAAATTCAGTATCCGGTGAGCGAAATTACCATCGCTGGCAACTTAAAAGAGATGTGGCGCAATATTGTTACCATCGGTGACGATATTGAACAGCGCAGTAACATTCAGTGTGGTTCAGTGTTGTTACCGGAGATGAAAATCGCCGGACAATAA
- the yjgA gene encoding ribosome biogenesis factor YjgA: protein MTKQPDDWLDDVPGDDIEDEDDEIIWVSKSEIKRDAEELKQLGAEMVDLGKNALDKLPLDQDLRDAIELAQRIKKEGRRRQLQLIGKLLRQRDVEPIRQALDKLKNRHNQQVAFFHKLEQLRDRLIEEGDDAVPDVLNLWPDADRQQLRSLIRNAQKEKEGNKPPKSARLIFQYLRELAETSEQ from the coding sequence ATGACAAAGCAGCCCGACGACTGGCTCGACGACGTGCCCGGTGATGATATTGAAGACGAAGATGATGAGATCATCTGGGTCAGTAAAAGTGAAATTAAGCGCGATGCTGAAGAGTTAAAGCAGCTTGGCGCGGAAATGGTAGATCTGGGGAAAAACGCGCTGGATAAGCTCCCGCTCGACCAGGATCTGCGTGACGCCATTGAACTGGCGCAGCGCATCAAAAAAGAGGGCCGCCGCCGCCAGCTACAGCTGATCGGTAAACTGCTGCGTCAACGCGACGTGGAACCTATCCGCCAGGCGCTGGATAAGCTGAAAAACCGTCACAACCAGCAGGTGGCGTTTTTCCATAAGCTGGAGCAGCTTCGCGATCGTCTGATCGAAGAGGGCGACGATGCGGTGCCGGATGTGCTGAACCTGTGGCCGGACGCCGATCGCCAGCAACTGCGTTCGCTTATCCGCAATGCGCAGAAAGAGAAAGAAGGCAACAAACCGCCAAAATCCGCGCGGTTGATTTTCCAGTATCTGCGCGAACTGGCCGAAACCAGCGAGCAGTAA
- a CDS encoding aldose 1-epimerase family protein has translation MKKRVILSALALLISGPAMAKTWVLTSAEGGTEQGNWRITSDQLNIKDQQFSIEQVVLHGGKQEGSKVIKLSSKNGLTIALSPTRGMNLLYADGFGVHLGWNSPVKEVVNPAFINLESRNGLGWLEGFNEMVVRCGYEWTGHPVTADGQIYTLHGKVGNTPASQVSVDVSETAPYEIRIRGLVKESAFKKVDLQTQTELRYIPGSNSFSLHDVLTNHADYPHDYQIIYHSNFSKPILEQGARFITPYENVSPFNDYAKGGLKEWQTYAGPTKGFDEMVFNIKPLADASKQTVAALVNKAGDIGVAISYNTEQLPVLTMWKNTDTEKQGYVTGIEPGTSYAYPVTIERAQKRVKQLQPGQSTRFDLTYTLLHSSSQVADIEKRVKEIQGSKTPQTIDTPMAKE, from the coding sequence ATGAAAAAGAGAGTAATACTTTCCGCTCTGGCACTGCTTATCTCTGGCCCTGCGATGGCGAAAACCTGGGTGCTGACAAGTGCTGAAGGCGGAACAGAACAAGGAAACTGGCGAATCACCAGCGATCAGCTGAACATCAAAGATCAGCAGTTCAGCATTGAGCAGGTGGTACTGCACGGTGGCAAGCAGGAAGGCAGTAAAGTCATTAAACTGAGCAGCAAAAACGGCCTCACCATTGCCCTTAGCCCGACGCGCGGCATGAATTTGCTTTACGCCGACGGTTTTGGCGTACATCTGGGCTGGAATTCGCCGGTTAAAGAGGTAGTCAACCCGGCATTTATTAACCTCGAAAGCCGTAACGGACTGGGCTGGCTGGAAGGTTTCAACGAGATGGTGGTGCGCTGCGGTTATGAATGGACTGGTCATCCGGTCACCGCTGACGGGCAGATTTATACCCTGCACGGCAAAGTGGGCAACACGCCGGCATCCCAGGTTTCGGTGGATGTCAGCGAAACAGCGCCTTATGAAATCCGTATTCGCGGGCTGGTAAAAGAGAGCGCATTTAAAAAAGTGGATCTGCAAACGCAGACGGAACTGCGCTATATTCCTGGCAGCAACAGTTTCAGCCTGCATGATGTGCTGACCAACCATGCGGATTACCCACACGACTATCAAATTATCTATCACAGCAACTTCAGCAAACCGATTCTCGAACAGGGCGCGCGTTTTATTACGCCATATGAAAATGTCAGCCCCTTCAATGACTATGCCAAAGGCGGCCTGAAAGAGTGGCAAACCTACGCCGGGCCGACCAAAGGCTTCGATGAGATGGTGTTTAATATCAAACCGTTAGCCGATGCCAGCAAACAGACGGTGGCTGCGCTGGTGAACAAAGCGGGCGATATAGGGGTGGCAATTAGCTATAACACCGAACAACTGCCAGTGCTGACGATGTGGAAAAACACCGATACGGAAAAACAGGGCTATGTCACCGGGATTGAGCCGGGCACCAGCTATGCGTATCCGGTGACCATTGAACGCGCGCAAAAACGCGTAAAACAGCTGCAACCGGGCCAGAGTACACGCTTCGATCTGACTTACACCCTGCTGCATAGCAGCAGCCAGGTGGCTGACATAGAGAAACGAGTGAAAGAGATTCAGGGCAGCAAAACGCCACAAACTATCGACACGCCGATGGCAAAAGAGTAA